A single genomic interval of Novosphingobium ginsenosidimutans harbors:
- a CDS encoding GNAT family N-acetyltransferase — translation MQIRPARADDCPAIAEIYAHHVVHGTASYETEPPDTAEMNRRMDRVLGAGWPWLVAEASDGSLLGYAYATQFRDRAAYRFVCEDSIYIRQDARGQGVGKALLAALLDACTVAGFRQMVAVIGGAEPASEALHASLGFAPAGRLVGIGRKHGRWLDTLYMQRALGPGSLEAPAFEPS, via the coding sequence ATGCAGATCCGCCCGGCCCGCGCTGACGATTGTCCGGCCATTGCCGAAATCTATGCGCACCACGTCGTCCACGGCACCGCAAGCTATGAAACAGAGCCGCCCGACACCGCCGAGATGAACCGGCGGATGGATAGGGTGCTTGGAGCAGGATGGCCTTGGCTGGTGGCGGAAGCATCGGACGGCTCGCTGCTCGGCTATGCCTACGCCACCCAGTTCCGCGATCGCGCGGCTTATCGCTTTGTCTGCGAAGACAGCATCTATATCCGCCAGGATGCGCGCGGCCAGGGTGTGGGCAAGGCGCTGCTGGCTGCACTCCTTGATGCCTGCACTGTTGCCGGGTTCCGGCAGATGGTGGCGGTGATTGGCGGAGCCGAACCCGCTTCCGAAGCGCTTCATGCCAGTCTGGGCTTTGCTCCGGCCGGTCGGCTCGTAGGCATTGGTCGCAAACACGGACGCTGGCTTGATACACTCTACATGCAGCGCGCCCTTGGCCCGGGCAGCTTGGAAGCGCCCGCTTTCGAACCCAGTTGA
- the lptB gene encoding LPS export ABC transporter ATP-binding protein — protein sequence MTETDTQTARPAAESALPNGGLEVISIAKSYDKRAVLTDISLSVAKGEVLGLLGPNGAGKTTCFYSIMGLVRPDSGRILMDGVDVTKLPMYRRAILGLGYLPQETSIFRGMTVEQNINCVLELVEPDPVVRGEELERLLGEFGLTRLRTSPAMALSGGERRRAEIARALAAKPSIMLLDEPFAGIDPLSISDIRDLVRDLKQRGIGVLITDHNVRETLDICDKGCIIYGGQVLFSGSPEALVADENVRRLYLGEGFTL from the coding sequence ATGACCGAAACAGACACCCAAACTGCTCGACCCGCAGCCGAATCCGCGCTCCCCAACGGCGGGCTCGAAGTCATTTCGATTGCCAAATCCTATGACAAGCGAGCGGTGCTGACCGATATCTCGCTCTCGGTTGCCAAGGGTGAGGTGCTTGGACTGCTGGGGCCGAACGGAGCTGGCAAGACCACCTGCTTCTATTCGATCATGGGCCTCGTCCGCCCCGATTCGGGCCGCATCCTGATGGACGGCGTCGATGTCACCAAACTGCCAATGTATCGCCGCGCGATCCTAGGCCTCGGCTATCTGCCGCAGGAGACCAGCATTTTTCGCGGCATGACGGTTGAGCAGAACATCAACTGCGTGCTCGAACTGGTAGAGCCCGATCCGGTCGTGCGCGGTGAAGAGCTGGAGCGCCTGCTGGGTGAATTCGGTTTGACGCGGCTGCGCACCAGCCCAGCCATGGCGCTGTCCGGCGGGGAACGCCGCCGTGCCGAAATCGCCCGCGCGCTGGCGGCCAAGCCCTCGATCATGTTGCTGGACGAGCCCTTTGCGGGGATCGATCCGCTGTCGATCAGCGACATCCGCGATTTGGTGAGGGACCTGAAGCAGCGCGGCATCGGGGTGCTGATTACCGATCACAACGTCCGCGAAACGCTCGATATCTGTGACAAGGGTTGCATCATTTATGGCGGCCAGGTGCTGTTTTCGGGCAGTCCCGAGGCACTGGTAGCTGATGAGAACGTGCGCCGGCTCTACCTGGGCGAGGGCTTTACGCTCTAG
- a CDS encoding TldD/PmbA family protein: MLTPSVAQERAAALIDLARKAGADAADAIYSGSSSEGVQVRLGKLEDIERSESEHLDLRVFVGRRSASIGSSDLSDAALRELAARAVDMARAAPEDQYAGLAPENLLHRAAPVDLDLEDSAEPSPQDLLARALAAEDAARAVAGVTNSEGGSASLARRVMALVTSHGFAGAYGGTSHGISAVVIAGEGDGMQRDYGWRSARHLADLPAPEEIGQLAGDRAVRRLKPGRLKSGPLPVVFDPRVGGSLIGHLTGAMSGNAIARRASFLLDRDGAQLFKPGTTIVDDPLRPRGLSSRPFDGEGLAVARRELVADGNLTGWLMDSAAARQLGGTPTGHAVRGAGGSPGVGTSNLHLAAGTASPEELMSDIADGVYVTELIGHGVNGVTGDYSRGASGFRIVNGKIAGPVAEFTVAGNLIDMFATLTPANDLEWHRGINVPTIRVEGMTIAGD; this comes from the coding sequence ATGCTGACCCCTTCCGTCGCCCAGGAACGCGCCGCCGCGCTGATCGACCTTGCCCGCAAGGCTGGGGCCGATGCCGCTGACGCAATCTATTCGGGCAGCTCCTCCGAAGGCGTTCAGGTCAGGCTTGGCAAGCTGGAAGATATTGAACGCAGTGAGAGCGAGCACCTTGACCTTCGGGTCTTTGTTGGACGCCGTTCAGCCTCGATTGGCTCAAGCGACCTGTCGGACGCGGCCTTGCGGGAACTGGCGGCGCGCGCGGTCGACATGGCCCGCGCCGCACCGGAGGACCAGTACGCCGGCCTCGCCCCAGAGAACCTGCTGCATCGCGCGGCACCGGTCGATCTCGATCTGGAAGACAGCGCCGAGCCCAGCCCGCAAGATCTGTTGGCCCGGGCGCTGGCGGCCGAGGATGCCGCGCGCGCCGTTGCCGGTGTAACCAACAGCGAGGGCGGCTCAGCCAGCCTTGCCCGCCGGGTGATGGCGCTGGTTACCAGCCATGGCTTTGCTGGGGCCTATGGCGGGACCAGTCACGGGATCAGCGCCGTGGTTATCGCCGGCGAAGGCGACGGGATGCAGCGTGACTATGGCTGGCGCAGTGCCCGCCACCTCGCCGACTTGCCCGCTCCTGAAGAGATCGGCCAACTGGCAGGTGATCGAGCCGTCAGGCGGCTAAAGCCGGGTCGCCTCAAAAGCGGGCCCCTTCCGGTGGTCTTTGATCCCCGCGTCGGCGGCTCGCTGATTGGTCATCTGACCGGGGCGATGTCTGGCAATGCCATTGCCCGCCGGGCCAGCTTCCTGCTCGATCGTGATGGTGCGCAGCTGTTCAAGCCGGGGACAACAATCGTTGATGACCCGCTTCGTCCGCGTGGTCTCTCTTCGCGCCCTTTCGATGGCGAAGGCCTGGCCGTGGCCCGACGCGAACTGGTCGCCGATGGAAACCTAACCGGCTGGCTGATGGACAGTGCCGCCGCACGCCAACTGGGCGGGACGCCGACCGGTCATGCCGTGCGCGGCGCCGGCGGATCGCCCGGCGTTGGCACGAGCAACCTCCATCTGGCGGCGGGCACTGCTTCTCCGGAAGAGTTGATGTCTGACATTGCCGACGGTGTTTATGTCACGGAGCTGATCGGCCACGGTGTCAACGGCGTGACCGGCGATTACAGCCGCGGTGCCTCGGGCTTCCGGATCGTAAACGGCAAGATTGCTGGGCCAGTCGCCGAATTTACCGTTGCCGGCAATTTGATCGACATGTTCGCCACGCTGACCCCGGCCAATGACCTGGAATGGCACCGCGGCATCAACGTGCCAACGATCCGGGTAGAAGGAATGACCATCGCCGGGGATTGA